A DNA window from Mastacembelus armatus chromosome 11, fMasArm1.2, whole genome shotgun sequence contains the following coding sequences:
- the LOC113126438 gene encoding nuclear transport factor 2-like, whose product MACEKEIWQKIGEGFVQEYYNQFDNTNRMGLGNLYSADACLTWEGSPFQGRDAIAGKLVNLPFKRIKHIITEQDFQPTIDSCILIMVFGQLQVDDDPPMAFHQVFMLKSQNCAWACTNDVFRLGIHNIPV is encoded by the exons ATGGCTTGCGAGAAAGAAATATGGCAAAAGATTGGAGAGGGTTTTGTCCAAGAATATTACAACCAGTTTGACAATACCAACAGGATGGGACTGGGTAACCTTTAT TCTGCCGATGCTTGTCTGACATGGGAAGGATCACCTTTTCAAGGGAGAGACGCTATTGCAGGCAAGCTAGTA AACTTGCCCTTCAAGCGTATTAAGCACATTATCACAGAACAAGACTTCCAACCCACAATAGATAGTTGTATCCTGATCATGGTGTTTGGACAGTTACAG GTAGATGATGATCCACCAATGGCCTTCCATCAGGTCTTCATGCTGAAATCCCAAAACTGTGCCTGGGCTTGCACAAATGATGTGTTCCGGCTGGGGATACACAATATACCAGTTTAG
- the rrm2b gene encoding ribonucleoside-diphosphate reductase subunit M2 B, giving the protein MTPTVKKSPSREMDPVNINRQSDHLELNGWKDKDPDGSVSETEAEPLLRENPRRFVIFPIQYPDIWKMYKQAQASFWTVEEVDLSKDLAHWDRLKPDEKHFISHVLAFFAASDGIVNENLVQRFSQEVQVPEARSFYSFQILIETVHSEMYSMLINTYIRDLKQRDYLFNAIQTMPCVKRKADWALHWINDSKSTFGERIVAFAAVEGVFFSGSFAAIYWLKKRGLMPGLTYSNELISRDEGLHCNFACLLYSYLVKKPSEDRVKDIITKAVIIEQEFLTEALPVDLIGINSSLMKQYIEFVADRLLTDLGQAKVYQAENPFDFMESISLEGKTNFFEKRVAEYQRFGVMSSMMDYEFTLDADF; this is encoded by the exons ATGACACCGACGGTGAAAAAATCGCCGTCTCGGGAAATGGATCCAGTGAATATAAATCGGCAGTCAGATCACCTTGAATTG AATGGCTGGAAGGATAAAGATCCAGATGGAAGCGTttcagagacagaggcagaacCTTTGCTCCGAGAAAACCCCAGGAGGTTTGTGATCTTCCCCATCCAGTACCCGGACATCTGGAAGATGTACAAGCAAGCACAAGCCTCATTCTGGACGGTGGAGGAG GTTGATCTATCCAAAGACCTGGCACACTGGGATCGTTTGAAACCTGACGAGAAACACTTCATCTCCCACGTCCTTGCCTTCTTTGCTGCTAGTGATGGTATCGTCAATGAGAACCTG gTGCAGAGGTTCAGCCAGGAGGTGCAGGTCCCTGAAGCACGGTCCTTTTACAGCTTTCAGATTCTCATAGAGACCGTTCACTCAGAGATGTACAGCATGCTCATCAACACTTACATTAGGGACCTAAAGCAGAG GGACTATTTGTTTAACGCCATTCAGACCATGCCCTGTGTGAAGCGAAAAGCAGACTGGGCCCTCCATTGGATAAATGACAGCAAATCCACATTTG GGGAACGAATTGTGGCTTTTGCAGCTGTGGAAGGCGTCTTCTTCTCTGGCTCATTCGCTGCCATCTATTGGCTCAAGAAGAGAGGCCTAATGCCTGGCCTTACCTACTCCAACGAGCTGATTAGCAGGGATGAG GGCCTGCACTGTAACTTCGCCTGCCTGCTGTACAGCTACCTGGTGAAAAAGCCATCAGAGGACAGAGTGAAGGACATCATCACCAAAGCTGTTATCATTGAGCAG GAGTTTCTGACTGAGGCCTTGCCAGTGGATCTCATTGGAATCAACAGTTCTCTGATGAAGCAATACATTGAGTTTGTTGCTGACCGGCTTCTGACTGACCTTGGACAGGCTAAG GTTTACCAAGCCGAGAATCCTTTTGACTTCATGGAGTCCATTTCTCTAGAGGGGAAAACCAACTTCTTCGAGAAACGAGTAGCCGAATATCAGAGATTTGGAGTCATGTCAAGCATGATGGACTATGAATTCACTCTTGATGCAGACTTTTGA